A part of Capsicum annuum cultivar UCD-10X-F1 chromosome 6, UCD10Xv1.1, whole genome shotgun sequence genomic DNA contains:
- the LOC107875862 gene encoding nuclear transcription factor Y subunit C-1 isoform X1, which produces MDNNTNTHQSPTDASAAAAAAAAAAATAAQSASAVAAYPGQTPYHHLLQQQQQQLQMFWNYQRQEIEQANDFKNHQLPLARIKKIMKADEDVRMISAEAPVLFAKACELFILELTIRSWLHAEENKRRTLQKNDIAAAITRTDIFDFLVDIVPRDEVKDEGVGLGLGPGIVGPTASGVPYYYPPLGQPAPGGVMLGRPAVPGVDPSMYVHPPPSQAWQSVWQTSEEHSYPSGGGSSSGQGNVDGQIETVCTNWKEIGPN; this is translated from the exons ATGGACAACAACACCAACACTCACCAATCTCCCACTGACGCTTCCGcggcagcagcagcagcagcagcagcggCGGCAACGGCGGCTCAGTCAGCCTCAGCCGTAGCCGCATATCCAGGGCAGACACCGTACCACCATCTCCttcaacaacaacagcaacagctGCAAATGTTCTGGAATTACCAGCGTCAAGAAATAGAACAAGCTAATGATTTCAAAAACCACCAACTTCCCTTAGCTCGTATAAAGAAAATCATGAAAGCTGATGAAGATGTTCGTATGATTTCCGCCGAAGCTCCTGTGCTCTTTGCAAAAGCCTGTGAACTTTTTATCCTCGAACTCACGATTCGTTCGTGGCTTCACGCTGAGGAGAATAAGCGTAGGACGTTACAGAAGAATGATATCGCTGCGGCGATTACTCGTACGGACATTTTTGATTTTCTCGTTGACATTGTGCCTAGGGATGAAGTTAAGGATGAGGGAGTTGGGCTTGGGCTTGGACCGGGTATTGTGGGCCCTACTGCTAGTGGTGTGCCGTACTATTATCCTCCGTTGGGTCAGCCGGCTCCCGGTGGGGTAATGCTTGGTAGACCTGCTGTTCCTGGTGTTGATCCGTCAATGTATGTGCATCCACCGCCATCACAGGCGTGGCAATCTGTGTGGCAGACATCGGAGGAACATTCGTATCCTAGTGGAGGTGGAAGTAGCAGTGGACAGGGGAACGTAGACGGCCAAAT TGAGACTGTATGTACCAATTGGAAAGAAATTGGCCCAAATTGA
- the LOC107875862 gene encoding nuclear transcription factor Y subunit C-1 isoform X2, which translates to MDNNTNTHQSPTDASAAAAAAAAAAATAAQSASAVAAYPGQTPYHHLLQQQQQQLQMFWNYQRQEIEQANDFKNHQLPLARIKKIMKADEDVRMISAEAPVLFAKACELFILELTIRSWLHAEENKRRTLQKNDIAAAITRTDIFDFLVDIVPRDEVKDEGVGLGLGPGIVGPTASGVPYYYPPLGQPAPGGVMLGRPAVPGVDPSMYVHPPPSQAWQSVWQTSEEHSYPSGGGSSSGQGNVDGQI; encoded by the coding sequence ATGGACAACAACACCAACACTCACCAATCTCCCACTGACGCTTCCGcggcagcagcagcagcagcagcagcggCGGCAACGGCGGCTCAGTCAGCCTCAGCCGTAGCCGCATATCCAGGGCAGACACCGTACCACCATCTCCttcaacaacaacagcaacagctGCAAATGTTCTGGAATTACCAGCGTCAAGAAATAGAACAAGCTAATGATTTCAAAAACCACCAACTTCCCTTAGCTCGTATAAAGAAAATCATGAAAGCTGATGAAGATGTTCGTATGATTTCCGCCGAAGCTCCTGTGCTCTTTGCAAAAGCCTGTGAACTTTTTATCCTCGAACTCACGATTCGTTCGTGGCTTCACGCTGAGGAGAATAAGCGTAGGACGTTACAGAAGAATGATATCGCTGCGGCGATTACTCGTACGGACATTTTTGATTTTCTCGTTGACATTGTGCCTAGGGATGAAGTTAAGGATGAGGGAGTTGGGCTTGGGCTTGGACCGGGTATTGTGGGCCCTACTGCTAGTGGTGTGCCGTACTATTATCCTCCGTTGGGTCAGCCGGCTCCCGGTGGGGTAATGCTTGGTAGACCTGCTGTTCCTGGTGTTGATCCGTCAATGTATGTGCATCCACCGCCATCACAGGCGTGGCAATCTGTGTGGCAGACATCGGAGGAACATTCGTATCCTAGTGGAGGTGGAAGTAGCAGTGGACAGGGGAACGTAGACGGCCAAAT